AGATTTGAGAGAGTTCTTCTTTATTTCAATGATGTCTGAATATATAATATTCAACTAATGAACATTATAACTggggaaaaaaactagaaaacttATTCCCTTAGCTGACGCATCTtatggcaataaaaaaaaatactatgataATTATTGCTGCTCAATTTGGCTGGATTTTCTGAAAAGCCTGAATGGCTAATATTATCTTCCAGGTTTTGTAGATATGCATCAGCATATACCAATAGATGCTGTGGTAGCTAGCACACAAAACAGCCTCAAATGATCCCTGCTTCCTAATATGAACATCCTATTGATGTCCCCTCCACAACCTATCAGGATTGGTCTGCGAAGCCAATAGGATACGGCAGAAGTGCTGGTGATCACTTCCAAGATTATCCCATAAAAGACACTGTAGTTTCTGCCTTCTACTCCTTTGAGTGCAAGTACCTTGGGAAAACTAGTTCTCAaacccagtggttaaaactctgcattcTCAATGCAGTGGGTATCAGTTCAATCTGttggttgggtaactaagatcccacatgctgcatgtcatggcctaaaaataaataaatgaatgaataaaattaaatttttaaaaaggaactagTGTTTTGAGAACATTCAGGGAGAGGGCTGTTTGCCAATGAACTAAGGCCTCCTCTCCTGTCAAGCCAGGGTAGAAATGAGGCCTCCTACCAACAACTCTGTGAATGACCCCATCTTGGAAGCACGTCCTTCAGGCCCATCAAGCCCTCAAAGGACTGCAGCTCTGGCAGACTTGAGATCTTACGAGATCGTGAGCGAGGCTGCCCCAGAATTTTGATGCACAGGAACTGTGATGTCTATAGTTTTAAGCTGagaaatttaagaataatttgTCATACAGCAACAGATGACTAATTAGGTACATAGAAACTAAAGTTAGACATTCATCAGAAGATGAACTGTGTTCTGAAATAATCCTTTCATCACACCAGTTTATCCTCCACTCGTGAGCTGTCTGCAGGAGGAGCGGACAGTGAGACCCACTTAACACCACTCTCTGTGAGCTGCAAGGGCTCAGATCTGCATGGTTCTCACCTGAACACTCATCTCGGGTTTCTGGCTCCATCACCCAAAGCTGCTCTTCTCTCCCCAAATGGAGTATTATATCTAACGTGAAGGGTTGATATCCTGTGACAAAGTAACCATACATGTGTAaggtgaataaaaacaaaatttttaattccAATACTATGATCTTCATGCACTCTGAGCAATATTTTTCCAAATTCTGATCATGACCTGTTGTAATAAATATCTCTTCTGTTGTGATTGGGCACGCAAATAAACAGATGCACATCACTGAAACAAGTgactgagtcctaaccattatctacttttttttaaaataaggattcTACTTTTACAGCTTTGTAGATCTCAACATTTATgcgttttcattttcatattgtaCAGAAGTTTTACTTCACATGATTAAATAGATTAGCTTATTTCAACTGCCAGttaactttgttcttttgtttgcttgttttttggctgtgtcctgcagcacatgggatcttagttacctgaccaggggcttgaacctgtgccccctgtactggaagtacagagtctcttacccactggaccaccagggaagtccctgattaaCTACTTTTATCATATCTCCTTTCCTGTTTTTTACTCACAGTTTCTGTTGCACTATACACAGTTTCTGAAAAGCTATGCTACTTCTGTCCTAGTTCATTAAATGCAATAATGATACAATTCACTAACTGACTTTAAACCACAAGATGTTACAACTGCAATTTGAGGAAACAGACAAGGAATAAATAAGATGTCccataaaaaggaggaaattcagGCCCCCACATGCAAGGAAGCATTTCAAGAGCCCCAAAATCTTAACATGTTGACACCAAGGCACTCTTGAGGGTTGACAGAGTCCCTGAGCCCTCACCCATGGAGACCAGGTTCCAGAAGTTCTCCAGCATCATGTCAGGGTAAGTTTCCTCTGGGCCAAGTCCAGCAGTCCCAGCTCCTCCTTGGTGAAGGTCACAGTCACCTCCTTGAAGGACTGCCTCCTACAACACCAAACACATGTAGCCTCAATCTTATGATCAGTAGAGTGTGGGGGGTAGGAAGTCACTGTTTAATGGGTATGGAATTTCActttgagaagaagaaaaaagttctggagatgtgttcaacagtgtgaatgtacttaaaagTACAGAActgcacatttaaaaatggttaaaatggtaaattttatgctatgtatattttatcacaataaaaaagcaCATCAGGAGGTGGATGAATAACCCAATTGTGGTATATCAAGTGAAATATGCAATGAAATACAATGAAGTAATAAAAAGGAGCAAACTATTGACCTGTGttcaaaatgaacaaatgatGCCAGACACAAAAAGAGTACATACTGTGTAATTCCATTAACATGAAACTCAAGAAATGATGAATCTAGTCTGTAGTGACATAAAGTACATCAGTTGCTGCCTATAGTCAGGCATGTGGGGTAGGGATTAACTGGGGATGAGGGAACCTTTTTGGTGATGAAAATGGTCTACATCTAGACTGAGGCAGTTGTCACATGGGTATGTTTGTCAGAATTGATCAAATACActtattatatgtaaattacaTGTAAATTTCACCTCAAATGATATAAAAAGACACAATTAACAAAGCAAATAGACAAAccacagaatggaaaaaattactcccaaaatgtatatataacaaAGGACTTGAactcagaaaatataaagaactccttaataataaaaagtagaagccatttttttaaatgggcaaacaACTTCAGCAAGCTTTTCATAAGAGATATGACAAAGGAGAAAACCCACGAAAAAGTATTCAACATCACGagggaaaaagaaatcacagTCATGGTGAGATGTCATTCcattcagctcagtcactcagtcctgtccgactctttgtgaccccattgatttcagcacgccaggcttccctgtccatcaccagctcctggagcttactcaaactcctgtccattgcattggtgatgccatccaaccatctcatcctctgtcatccccttctcctcccaccttcaatctttcccagtatcagggtcttttccaatgagtcagttcttcacatcaggtggccaaagtactggagtttcagcttcagcatcagcccttccaatgaatattcaggactgatttcctttaggattgacaggttggatctccttggagtacaaggggctctcaagagtgttctccaacaccacagttcaaaagcatcgattctttggtgctcagctttctttatagtccaactctcacatccataccaactctcacaatcatagctttgactagatggacctttgttggtaaagtaatgtctctgctttttaatatgctatctaggttggtcatagcttttcttccaaggagcaagcatcttttaatttcatggctgcattcaccactgcagtgattttggagcccaggaaaataaagtctgtcactgtttccattgttttcccatctatttgccatgaagtgatgggaccggatgccatgaccttagttttctgaatgttgagttttaagccaactttttcactctcctctttcactttcatcaagaagctctttagttcttcttcacttttgtctgactctttgtgacttcatggactatactgttcatggaattttccaagcca
The nucleotide sequence above comes from Bos indicus x Bos taurus breed Angus x Brahman F1 hybrid chromosome 18, Bos_hybrid_MaternalHap_v2.0, whole genome shotgun sequence. Encoded proteins:
- the LOC113876397 gene encoding zinc finger protein 233-like isoform X2; the protein is MTVFVSGVWTLDFPQNGWQSMTKFQEAVLQGGDCDLHQGGAGTAGLGPEETYPDMMLENFWNLVSMGYQPFTLDIILHLGREEQLWVMEPETRDECSGHRNQNEFKK